TTAATTTCATCTTCAAGCTCAAGCAAAGTTGCACTATAAAGTCCACCTCGATGGAAATTATTAGAATTTATAAAAGGATATTTTTCGATTTTGTCAGTTAATTTATATTTATCAAAATCATCAATTAAACCAATTTGTTGAGCTTCTGCTTCTTCTCTAGTTTGAGGACCTTGAACTGGCGAAGGCGAATTTTGTTGGAAAGTTACGACTTTTTGGGATGAATTTTGTGAAAAAAGGCTTGGTTTTTGATTTATCAGGTTTTTTTGGCTTGTAGATTTAGGTTCATTTTGATTTTGACTTTGATTTTCAGATTGACTTTTATCTTCAGGAGTATCAGGGTTTTGGTCAATTATTCAATAAATACGGTAAATTGCATCTTTTATTGTATTAGTTGACTCATCTGCATGAGTTTTTTGGTCATTAAGAAAAAAAGCACGCGGTTGAACTTTATATTTTCGGCCATCTTTTCCTGTTATTGAATATTTTTCTAATTTCTCTGTTAGTTCTACTTTTTTTTGGTAATCTTTATCATTAAGAATCGGAAGATCCAAATTAGCTTCGAAAGTATCTTGAATACTTTTATTAAGTCTATTCAAGATTTTATAATTATAATTTCATCAAAAGGAATTTGAAACAGGTTGTCTGGTTGCTGCTTCTATCGACTCAACGATGAATTTAATCCAGGCAAAACCGACTGCAATTAGCTCATCTTCTTGTGTTTTGTTTTCATCTTTTCGGCCTGAATGCTGGTTTTGGGATTTAGCTTCTTCCTCTCTTTTCTTTTTAATAGTTAGTTTAGCAAGCTCTTGGATTACTTTATAGTATAAATATTCTTCTCTTAATTCCAAATTATTTACAGCAATACCTGATCCAAAATTTTCGGGTAAAAATTCAGGATATGCCTTAAAATCCACAGATTTTAAGTATTTTTCTTGTGATTGTTTTCATCGTTGTAAAAACTCAGAAGCTGTTAAATAAGAGGTACCTTGATAATATTTTTTAACAATTTCAGGAAAATTAGGAGTTTTAGCAAGTTTTTCAAGTTTCTTTTTAATTACATCATCAGGTTCATTTGGAATAAAATTTTGAAAATCTAACTCAGAGCTAAATGCGTGAATTACATCCGCAAAGGCAGTATTTGCAATTTCTTGAGTTTCAATTGGCAGGGGCATATTCAAAATTTCGGTTAATAAATTATATTTTTCTGGGTTTTTTACATCTTGGCCTTGATTTTCGATGCATGAAACAACAACAAGTGGGAAAGACAAAGGAATTAAAGCCAAAGATTTTTTAAATTTTCATTTCATTTTTACACCTACTTCTAAGCCTTAAATAAAAAACTAAAAGAACCAAAGATTATTCTTTTAGTTTTTTCACATTTGTAAAATGATACCATATTTTTCAATTTATGAGTCACTTTTTACATAAATTTCTTCAAAACCATTTCGCCTTCAAAAAAATCCCTTAAACACATCATTATTTTGTAGTTTTGCGGATGTTTCACGTTGATAATGAGCTAAATTTGAATAGTATTCTTTTGAAAAAAATGGGATAATTCCGTCGTAAATTAGTTTTAACGATTGTTTGTCTAAAACTATTTTACAATTTTGAACAGGGAAAAAAATAAAAATAGCATCATCTGGTTTTTTTAAAACAGTTTTTATATCAAGACGAAAATCAATTTGGCGTAATTTCATTAGGATATTGAAATTATAAAAATTATGATCACCGTTAAAATTAAAAATTAATTCTTTTTTTTGAAAATCATTAAAATTAACAAGTTCTTCAAGAGTTTTTGCTTTTTTTATAACATATCCAGTTAATTTCGGCGAAAAAATCTTGAAAAAACTAGGAACAAGTCAATATCCATCTGATAGATGGTTGACTTTAACTTTATTAAAATTAGAAATTTTTTGACGCAAATTATTCATAATATTTTTCAAAAAAGTTTGCTATACCATCATTGTCGTTTGAGTCGGTAACCAAATTAGCCTTATCTTGGACTTCTTGGCTAGCTTGTCCCATGGCAATTGCTAGTCTAACCTGTTCAAACATAGAAATATCGTTTCGAGCATCACCAAAAGCTAAACTTTTTTTGAGATCTAAATGATAATTTTCTTCTAGAAATTTAAGTCCTTGACCTTTATTTGAGCCAGAAATCATAATATCAATTACTGATGATTGGGATTGAACTAGATAAATTTGTTCAACATTCTCAAGTTGGCTAATGGCTTTTTCAAAAAGCACAGGATCACTATCACGTTTTATAAGTAAAAATTTAACTACATCAAGATTGAAAATTTGATCATCATTCAAACTTTGATAGTCATAAAATTTTAGCGGTAACTGTTCGGCTTCTGAAAAAATTTCATTTTGATTTTTAAGATAATCAAATCAAGGGCAAGTTGTATCTTTTTGGCTAAAAGCAAGCATATTTTTAGTTGTGTAAATTAAGAAAAATACTTGATTTTGGGCTAAAATTTGAAAAATTTGTGAAACTTGATCTCCAGAGAAAACCTTGCTAAAAACAACAGTTTCCTTTTTGTAATCATAAATTAATGAACCATTGCAACTTATTATTGGAAAATCAGGCTTTAGTGCAAAGTAATATTTTTTTATAAAATATCAAGGGCGACCTGAACAAAAAATTATTTTTTTGTTTTTTTCACGCAATTTTTTTATTGCTTCAACAGTTTTAGGGCTAATTTCGTGATTAGATTTTAGCAAAGTTCCGTCAAGATCAAAAATAAAATTATCAATATCTTTTAAAACAACTTTAATTTCATTAGTGTTTTTGTCCATAATATGCGTTTTTACCATGCTTTCGGTTATAGTGTTTTTTTTGCAGTGTTAAATTAGCTTGACTTTGATCAGGATTTATTATTTTTGTATAAAGAGCCATTTTGGCAACTTCTTCAAAAGTCATTGCTAATTTAACAGCGTCGTCAGCAGATTTATTAGATCAGCAAAAAGGCCCGTGTTCTTTGACTAAAACAGCAGGAGTGGCTATAAAATCGAGATTATTTTTTTTGAAATGATCAACTATAACAACGCCAGTGTTATGTTCGTATTGACCATTAATTTGCTCATCACTTAAGGAATTAGTGCAGGGAATTGAACCATAAAAATTATCAGCATGCGTTGTTCCAAGTGCAGGAATTTCTTTACCTGCTTGTGCTCAGGCAACCGCAAAAGGAGAATGTGTATGTACAATAGCCTTAATTCTTGGGTCGGCTTTATAAAGAAGTGAATGAGTTGGCGTGTCGCTTGATGGATTTAAATTTGTCTCAAGAACATTGTTTTCAAGATCGACGGGAACCATATCTGAATATTTCATTTTTTCATAGGAAATTCCACTAGGTTTAATAACATAATAAGATCGATCTGAACTTATTGCTGAGACATTTCCTCAAGTATGAAGCGCTAATTTTGAGTTATATAATAAAAGATTTGCTTCTAAAACTTGCTTTTGTAGTAAAATTAGTTCGTCTCTATCTTTGATTTTCATAGGCAATCCTTAATTTTTCTATAAAAAAATCACGTGCTTTTGCGATAATTTGGCTTTGTTTTGCCAAATTCTCAGAAAGTGGCAAACTTTGGTCAAAATTTTCTTCTTTGTGCCACATTTCAATTACAAAAGGCACACTAATTTGTGCTTTTAAAATGTAGCTAAAAGCAGAAACAAAATCCACATCGCCTTGTCCGAATTCAAGATTTTTAAAAATTCCAGGGAGAGTATCTTTGAAATGAAAGGCGACAATTTCTGATTTTCCTAGTTTGATTTCTGCTTCTAAATCATTAGAAAAACGGGATAAATTACCTAAATCCGGGTATAAAAGCACACCTGAGCCAATTTGTTTTTGAAGATAAAGCAGTCTTGAGATTGTTCCGGCAAATTTTGTATCCATTGATTCAAAAGCGATTGTGATGCTATATTTTTTTGCTAATTTAACAATTTTTTTCATTGTCTCAATGAAAAAAATCTCAGAATCAGGATGAGGTTGCTCATAATAAATATCATATGCAGCAAGTTGAATAATTCTAATTCCGAGATTTTTAGCTAAAATTAGCGCTTTTTCCATAATTTCAAGCGCTTTTTGGCGGACATTTTCATCTTTTGCGCCAAAAGGAAATTTTCGGTGTAAAGACAAACACATTGAATTTATATAAAAATCATTTTCATATAAAGCATCACGAATTTCTTTAATTTGATTTTTAGAAAAATCAAGACGAGCAGCAAATTCATCGCTTTCATCAACAGACATTTCGATAAAATTAAATCCGGCTTTTTTTGCCACTTTAATTTTATCGACAAAAGTCAAACGTTTATCAATTGCTTTTTCGTAAATTCCTAAAGGAAAATTAATGTCAGTATTTTTTAAATTCATCCTTAAATTCCTTTGCTTTTTCTTCAGGATTTTCGGCATCACGAATTGAACGGCCGGCAATAAAAATGTAAATTGGGATATCTTTAAATAATTTAATATCCTCAACTTCAACTCCGCCAGTGATTGTAACTTTAAAGCCTAAATCAGCGAGTTTTTTTACAATATCAATATCTTTTTGGGCTCATTTAACCCCTGCTGCTTGTGAATCCCTAGCTCGATGCCAAACTACTTGTGGCACTCCAACTTTTTTTCAGTCTTGAACTTGATCTCAAGTAAAATTATTTGTCATTTCAACTTGAATTTCAGTACTTTTTCCATTTTTTTCAGAATAAACGTGCGAAAGATCAACTAAATCTTTAATTGTCGGAGTTTCAGCTGCGCAAATTGCAGTTGTAAAATCAGCGCCTGATTCAAAGAACATTTTTCCAAAAACTTTCCCGGCATCAGCTATTTTACCGTCAGCTACAATTATTTTATCGGGAAAACTTTTCCGAAGTTCAGAAATAGCTTTTTTACCTTCAGCAGCTAGTAAAATTGTTCCAACTTCGATAACATCAATATATTTTTCTGCTTTTTTAGCAACTAATATTGCTTCTTCGATAGTTTGATTATCGAGTGCAATTTGTAAAAGTGGGAGTGCCATGTTTGTTCCTTTCCTTATAAATTTATATATAAATTATACAATTTTTTAAGATTTTTAGATCATTTTTGGCAAAATTATCGGTCATGATTTAAATTTTTTGAATATTAGATCATTTTTTTATTAATCATTAAAAATGCTAATTAGTTTTTTGGCTAAAGTATTTTTTTTAAACTAATTTCCCGAGTTCCCAGTTTGATGAGATACCTTAAAAAAGTGTCCTGGTTTAGTTTTGGGCGCTTTTTTAACTTTATTGGCAAACTCAGGAAAAATAACTATCAAGGTAAAAACACTGAATTTTAAATCTAGCAATCATGAGGGAAAAATCTACTTATTAATCAAATAAAGCAAACTAAAAAAGCTAAAATTTTAACTTAAAAAGCAAAATTATGAAATTTTTAAACTACTTTTTTAGTTTAAAACAATAACAAAAATCATAAAAAAATACAACTACTATTTAAACTCAATGCAAATAGAAAACTCGTTTTTATTTAAATTGAGCCTAAAAAAACATATGAAGTTTTGAAAGAACAATAATTAAATGCCATAAATTTGTAGATTTCTAAACGGTCAAATTTATGGCATTCCATTATATTTAAAGCCATAATGGAAAAAATGGCATTATCTGAGTTTATTGCGCAAAAAACATAATCAAGTCCTTCCTAATTCAATATCAAAATTTATTAATTTATTCTTAAGTGAATTTTATTATAACATAATTTTATTTTACACCAAGCATTTTTTTTTTTTTTTGCAGAAGGTTAATTTCAAAATTATAAAAATTAGGATTTTAGCGTCAAAAAACACGGATTTAGCGGTATTTTTGCATATTTGTATTCACTAAAAAGTGAATTTTTGCCATCAAACTGTCAAACTCAGGAAAATAATCGATCATGATTGAAATTTTTGAAATATTAGATCATTTTTTATCAATCATTAAAAATGCTAATTAATTTTTTGGCTAAAGTGTTTTTTTAAACTAATTTTTTACAGGAAGATTTACTAAACAATAAAGTAAAATATTACATATATAATTTATATTTATTATATATGTATCTAAATTTTATGCTTGACAAAAATAATTTTTTTTTGTTTCTTTATTTTTAAAAAAAGTGTATAATTTCATACAGGTAAAAAATGATGCAATCAAAAAACTCTATTAAAAAAGCAAAACAAATTAACATTATTAACTCCAATGTTAATTTTAAGTTTGCCACTTTTTTGAAATAGTAGTTTTTGACTCAATTTGTTCATAACATTAAGTTATATAGGATAAAAACAAAAGCTACTATCAAAAAAGATAGTAGCTTTTGTTTTAAAAAAGGAGGGAAATGAAAAAACTTTTTATCGGTTCAGTACTTAGCGTTTTTTCAGCAGGGGTTTTAGCTTCATGCTCAATTCAACCTGCTTGGGAAAGGCAGGAATGAATTACGACTGTTAATTCTGCCACTTCGGCTCCTGGCGCATTTAAAACTTGAACTAACACTTTTACCTCGCCTACAATCGCTAGTTCGTATTATACGGCTTCTTATTTAGTCCAAACTGTTTATGAAAATAGTGTTGAGATCAAACAAGATGGAATTAGCGATGAATCAAAAGAAAAACTTGATAAAAGTTTTAATTATTCGATTACAAAGCCAACATATAGTTACGAGTC
Above is a window of Mesomycoplasma ovipneumoniae DNA encoding:
- a CDS encoding L-ribulose-5-phosphate 4-epimerase produces the protein MKIKDRDELILLQKQVLEANLLLYNSKLALHTWGNVSAISSDRSYYVIKPSGISYEKMKYSDMVPVDLENNVLETNLNPSSDTPTHSLLYKADPRIKAIVHTHSPFAVAWAQAGKEIPALGTTHADNFYGSIPCTNSLSDEQINGQYEHNTGVVIVDHFKKNNLDFIATPAVLVKEHGPFCWSNKSADDAVKLAMTFEEVAKMALYTKIINPDQSQANLTLQKKHYNRKHGKNAYYGQKH
- a CDS encoding 3-keto-L-gulonate-6-phosphate decarboxylase UlaD; this encodes MALPLLQIALDNQTIEEAILVAKKAEKYIDVIEVGTILLAAEGKKAISELRKSFPDKIIVADGKIADAGKVFGKMFFESGADFTTAICAAETPTIKDLVDLSHVYSEKNGKSTEIQVEMTNNFTWDQVQDWKKVGVPQVVWHRARDSQAAGVKWAQKDIDIVKKLADLGFKVTITGGVEVEDIKLFKDIPIYIFIAGRSIRDAENPEEKAKEFKDEFKKYWH
- a CDS encoding L-ribulose-5-phosphate 3-epimerase, giving the protein MNLKNTDINFPLGIYEKAIDKRLTFVDKIKVAKKAGFNFIEMSVDESDEFAARLDFSKNQIKEIRDALYENDFYINSMCLSLHRKFPFGAKDENVRQKALEIMEKALILAKNLGIRIIQLAAYDIYYEQPHPDSEIFFIETMKKIVKLAKKYSITIAFESMDTKFAGTISRLLYLQKQIGSGVLLYPDLGNLSRFSNDLEAEIKLGKSEIVAFHFKDTLPGIFKNLEFGQGDVDFVSAFSYILKAQISVPFVIEMWHKEENFDQSLPLSENLAKQSQIIAKARDFFIEKLRIAYENQR
- a CDS encoding HAD family hydrolase gives rise to the protein MDKNTNEIKVVLKDIDNFIFDLDGTLLKSNHEISPKTVEAIKKLREKNKKIIFCSGRPWYFIKKYYFALKPDFPIISCNGSLIYDYKKETVVFSKVFSGDQVSQIFQILAQNQVFFLIYTTKNMLAFSQKDTTCPWFDYLKNQNEIFSEAEQLPLKFYDYQSLNDDQIFNLDVVKFLLIKRDSDPVLFEKAISQLENVEQIYLVQSQSSVIDIMISGSNKGQGLKFLEENYHLDLKKSLAFGDARNDISMFEQVRLAIAMGQASQEVQDKANLVTDSNDNDGIANFFEKYYE
- a CDS encoding MPN499 family protein yields the protein MNNLRQKISNFNKVKVNHLSDGYWLVPSFFKIFSPKLTGYVIKKAKTLEELVNFNDFQKKELIFNFNGDHNFYNFNILMKLRQIDFRLDIKTVLKKPDDAIFIFFPVQNCKIVLDKQSLKLIYDGIIPFFSKEYYSNLAHYQRETSAKLQNNDVFKGFFWRRNGFEEIYVKSDS